The Pararge aegeria chromosome 21, ilParAegt1.1, whole genome shotgun sequence genomic sequence aatgtaaatattaagatTTCCCGCCATaatctatttctttttatattgcttATGTTTTGTCGAAAGACAAATCATCAACAATTTTGAAGCTCAAAAAGTTTTATGATATACACAAAACTTTTTGAGCATAAATCACCAGAACGATGATTTCCCTCcctggttttaagttggaggcccccggttcaattcccggcttggactatttaggaatttattattttaaaatattctctggtctagCGTTAAGCTTTGGCTAGCTGCCCGCCTATCGACTAAGACGTGACGCttaacgatttagcgttccggtacgacgcgGCCTAGAAAAGGTTTAGGGATATGGTAATGCCATGCTACCTCACATTTTAAACCACAGCGATCACCGCTACGCCAGGTACGTCGTCAAAACTACATCTTCAACATTTACTTACTTGATATGCTAAACATAAAatccagaaaaaaaataacgccCGGGTCATGTCATAACATATAGCCCTTGCGTCTTTTTTAGTAAGAAAATATCAGAATAACCATAGAAGTAATTGGGCAATCACTGATACAAATACGGTCTAACACTGGAGTCTATTGTTGGAAAAAGGGTAGGATTCTATTTTTTGGAATTCTATATGAGATACCAAATAAACCAAAACAGATTAAACGTTTTTCCTATAgtcttttacttaaaataaaaaaaccaaatcaaacaaaaaatagtaaactatttaaatttgatatatataattatttaacaataatgtaAATTTGAAGTGTAGAACTATTCCTAATAGGTTTAAGACTGGCACCCACCCTAGTTACCTACTGCTCTAAGGTACTTTATTTAACGGTATgcgaaaacaattattaattgtctaatgtaagtttattcaaTAGTCATTCTAAATGCAACAGTAATTGCATTTAATAAAATGGATGAATGGTGTGACgtcatagaaaaataaatagcttaaataatagaaatgaTTATTCATAAAGCAATTATTGACATTCAGTTCGTACATTGTTCTTCTCTTTtcttaaatgtttataattagttcTTTCAACTACTTTGTgagataattaatattttaatttattttaactgttattattaaactttataatatttattttaatgtcatctttttaaatttaatcgtctgttatttattttatgcaccattattataatcattttcGAATGCTGATtgcaataattattgtcaaccaTTAAATcttcaatgaataattatacccatttattaaattaaattaggatTGCCATTCTATAATGACAAAATGGGttacaaaattattacttatctatctaattgagtattatgtaagtttatttgatttttttgtaacatacttaacgcaccacccactttccagttttttatcggcttcgtacgctcaggttgcttttaaaagatcacttttagtgataaggccgcctttgcacgctaGCACTAAGTATTACTGTCTTCCTTGTATTtctcctattgtgttgtgttacaataaagtttttctatttctattctattctaaaactaCAACAACAAAGTGGGTCTTATTAGCATTATTTCAAATCTCAAACTCGTTTACATTTCTACAGCTAGAGATCTGGACCGTTTGCGAAACAAAAATCAGAACCTATTTACTCTGATGTATTAGAGTTTCAATATTCGAAAAAAACTAGGATTAGGCGTACAAATCTTATgtgatcattatcatcaactcatttacggcccactacacggcctcttctcaaaatgagaagggtttagtccaccacgctgaccaattgtggattggtagacttcacacgaccttgggaatattatggagaactctcaggcatacaggtttccgcacgatgttttccttcgccgttaaataagtaatgtttaatagcttaagtaaaaacgcacataactccttaAAAGTAAAAGGTGcatgctggggatcgaactcggtctccccaaAAGAGAAGCTGAAGCCATACCCACACGACTCACCATTCAAAATCAAATCTTATgtgttatgtaataaaaatcttatgtaCTGGCTCTAAATTACAACAGACCGGGATAAGTAGAAGGAAAGAGCCACAAAATAGGACACAGAGGgctacaattaataatattatgtaggtgAAGTGAGTTTTACACCTTTTTTCGATTGCTAAACATGGCAACAAGGAATTAACGTTGCGTGCTGAAGTAGTAGTTTACCTCGATCGTTGGTGTGTAACGACCTAAATGCAGTTATACATATAAGATTATTCCGCAGACATTAATGAGCAATAAGttccatgaaaacaaaatggttcacattcaattaaatttttttttcactgtcTTCGATGCAATATTTCTAGAGCGTTAGTCGTATATAACGTTCATTAGCCGTTAACTAACTCCGCTCTGTGTTAGCgaagtatttaatttatgttgatTAATTGTGATGATCGAATCGGAAATGAGGGGGAATCTCTGGTTCCTACAGAGATTTGTTCTGGTGCTTCTAGAGATCAAAAAAGTTGCAATGGGCACAACGCTTCGAGGAGCAATAAAtataaggttaggttaggctaaCCTAGGAAAGCTGACTATAATGGTAAGGTAACATGTTatgcaagttatattaaatctatatgGATATGAGTTCCTCCCGTAATTCTCCACGCggcttcgtaccggaacgcttaatcgcttggcggcacttctCTATCGccagggtggtaactatccgAAGCCGCAGCCTCCCACGAGACCTGCAGGGCTAGgaggcaaaaattatatcccccgatccCGAtccctgctaaagcacgggattaggagaagtttatttgtgcgccagtgctcggaGACTTGATgaagctatgggagaagataaatgaGTGATTCGCGGATTGAATCCCGGACTTTCCACAGCGACTACTGCGCACAACCATTCAGCGTGAAAGTTATTAGAAAGAAGAGCCCACCTCGAAAACCGCAACATCAGTAAGTACCCTTCCCCATAGATAAACGTCATAAAATGAGTTGCAGAGAATTGGTGGCCATAGCGACAAAAGGCCTTAGACTGTGGAAAAGATGACTTCTACTTTTTGTAGACGGTTTTTATGATCACGATGATAAGATTAACTGGTAAAACATAGTGGTTATTTAGCCTTTGTTAGTATGCTTTCACTGGGTAGGTATACCTCAATTTGGTCAATAACCTAACCTTAGGCCTCCTTTTTGGTAGGACAATCTTTAGTCCCTCGATGTTTATTCAGTACAGTTTGACATGCATTGGCAAAAAGACAAACTCTTACGCCTAAGGAATTATAAAGTGTTCGGAACCAAACAGTGGCGAATTCATTCTTCTCAATTCTTCGAAAATGCTCACCTATCCGGTTAGTGACTTGACTCCACGTTGTTTAACCCGCTCAACCAACTGTTTAGTTCAAGCAGAATAAAACGTAATGTTATCGAATTTAGAagattaaattataacttagaAGTACTTTTTACCTACCTGTCATTTTGATTAAAAGGGTACCTCAAAACTCTATGACAGCTAATAACATCAATTTACTTAAACTCATTCAATAATATCAActagattaaaattatttttgtatattatctgGCCTATTTAATTAGTATCTACcgtaactcatcatcatcaccgtaTTATAAACcgaagtataattttttttaagtatagcaaaaatattaaaccataaaaattattgaaatataaagtCTGTCACACATTTATTCAAATCTTCTGTTAAATAAAGGTCTTTGACCGTAACTCGTACATTAGCATCATTCGTCATAAAATACGATAATTATTGTCACACACGCTTGATTTCATCTCAAATGACCACTTTTATGTATGAAACGTCAGAGCTCGTGAAGCTCCTCGTCTGATACGACTTTTATCTCAACCACGtcctaattattaatatttaccaaGTTTTGATAAACGTGACTATATTTACACATTGTGATCTAAAAGCGACTAGAGAACTGTCGTACTACTATATAACCCGCAGTGGCATCGAACCCTTACTTATCCCAATAACGTTATAATTCCGAAATGCGAAAGTTGCAACGGCAGAGACGGACTAAtcaacatacatacatacataggtttactaataaaaatatcctatgtaTCAATCTTAGATACCTAATAACCGAAAtcctcatcatcaccatattCCAAAAAggggagggtttaggccgtagccaaCGGATTAatgagataaaaaataatatcattaaaatccagttaagttattttaacatGAATATAGAATAAAATCTGTAGATGCTACCTATAcctaaatgaattatttttaggATAAAAAGGTAACACGGTTCTACGGTTTGTAAGTTTATCTTTATCCAAAAATTATGTTAATTCGTAGCTGGCATatgtcttttattattaataatacgaGTAAATCTTGTCACAAATCTTAGGAATgaagattaaatataataatagtagttcTATCATTTTCCTACTCCACCATGTGGCttctatgataatattatttgatcTGAAGATTGTGATTGATTTAAGATTGATTAGTAGCTCCAGGCGATATAAAATAGGTACAAAGGGACAACAACAAGCTCACTAATATTATTAGAaggaaaaaaaacttgtttgatCAGAAATCATTACCACTCACCGTATAACGGACCAACCATAATGACGTATAGGATGACCACTGATAATATCTGCTTCCTCATCCCATATGCACGCGGTCTTACTGCCACCAACACGGTAGTAGTAACCAGACCAAATACATCATGCCACAATTGTTTAAAGTTACTTTGCCCACTCACGCGCACAGGCCTATGTACCTCAGAAGGCAACACGTCTTCAAGTCTTAAAACACCATATAAAAACGCACTAGCATGTAAACATATTAACGTAGAAAATACACCATAATATCCTAAAGACTGTAACAGTATTCCACTGAGTACTGTTCCCGTGGGAGTACCTAAAGTAACACATATTGTAACTAGGCCCAAACGAAACGTCCTGCTTTCCACTGTAGTCCTATCAGCCATAAAACTGTACATTCCCATGAATATAACGACATAACTGCCAGTAAACGCAGCCGGTAATGCCTCTATCAATACAGTAGCGATCAACGATAACTCATAAAAGTAGTATGTAGCTAATAAAAGACCAATGTTCGTGATAATTTCACCAAAAATTGGAAGTAGTATACATATTTTCCGTTTCTTAGTCTTGTCACTCCACGCGCCAATAAACAGCACCATCACAGCCGGTATTCCTGTCTGTAGGGGAAACTTCCATGCGACTACCTTAGCCACCAACGACTGTACCTGAGTTTGTTCAAACGTCAGGCCAGTTGTATTTCGATCTCTTATACGATCACATACCTCCTCACTGAACGCGCAATTGACGCGGCACGATTTTTCCAAGTGCATGTTCTGTACGGCGAGAGACGACAATGCCGTACACAGCATGTAAACAAACAGGCATGGTTCCACTGTGATCTCACGGAACAAGTATCTTatctgttttaataaaattttagatttttcccGCCACGTCTCCTCTTCTTTATTACCAGTGAGCCGCAAGCTCGATTTGGTGAGATCAATTGTACTGCAATCACTGGCTGTCATATTCAGCGGCACTAAAAGTGAGAGTTAGTAAAAGTGGAAGCACTGTTCGTTATTTGAACCACGCACTGCACTAAGTTGGTATGCGGCGCCGGCGACCGATAGTGACTACTTAATCCGAGGCTTTCCGACTGTCGTTTCCAAAAACCAGAGTTGTTAATGTCAGGTTGTAAAATCGAGCGCGATATGAGAGTGTACCGAGGCGAGCAAGCCACTCGCATCTCGTTCGTTACGATAACAGAGGTCTTGCCGTACTCGGCAActcttttaataaatagctAATTTATCTGAGCACCTTGAGTTACGCATCGCACAACATTGTTTCGCTTCTTCCAttcgaataaaaaacaaataggtattaaGTGCTTAAACAACTGCGAATAATTGAAGTGTCACTAAAGTTACTGGCTGTCTGGTGCGATAaaggaaatatttgtttttattagccaATTGGTTTATCATCGATGTAACACcattaagaaatatttgtttattttagtaacgtctttaaaaaaaaaaaagtaatgtggCAAAGTACACGATATTACTACACATAGGTGTAGATATTAACAAGTTCTTAACATTTTATAACCGATTTATGAAGGACGGCTGTTAaacgtaaataatattatagactTTTTACTTGTCTCGTTTCCATGACATATTTTACAATGTATACAATAATTAATCTATAGTTTTTGTTCCTACATAACcgtatatttacaaataaattcagtcattttaaataatttcttcaaattaatttcataaaatgcTGATTATTTGAAAGATAGCTTAACCCAAATACACGTTTAAAATATGTTCTAAGGCTTTCTGTTTTCCAGGGTAATTTGGAACGATTAGCCGGTTTCTACGATCTGCAGAAGCAAATAAAAGATGTCGcaagaattaataaaactaagttCTTATTAACACAGGAAACACTAAACTGATTTAACCAAAACTCAAGTCCATTTGAGTCAAAGAATCCCTTTATAAACAGTGTAGACTAGTTATTtctataacattataaatactaatactgaatataaaaaaaggaattcaGCGCTGATGAATTACGGGCAACTTATAGTTggaattttcttaataaattcGTTTACTTTATGACctatcttagtttttttttatttgctctaAGTCTGTAATACTCACgccattataaaattgtatgccAGACCAAAATAAGCGGAAAAGAAGAAAGTGTATGCTGTTTTACTCAtgcacttaatttaatttatcaacttcttttggtgtatttttgtttatattttatgtctCTTTTGCCGATCAATTCACATCGTAGTAATGTAAGTaggtaattcttatttaaagtttgtttaaagTTAGCTTACTACATAAAGcaattttaaaacgtcaagtttgtcagTTTGTGTTTTTAAGGCTGGAACCTGCCTTCAAAACACAAACTGACAAACTTGAGAGAAGAGGAAGCCGGCCGGCAAGaaagcagtttctcttttcaaCATCTAAAATTTACGTTTAACGTTCATTTTTGTAATATGTGAGAAATGAGAAGGACGGCGGTTCCATGCGACcatatcattaagaaattcatcaattttattcctAGCTGAAATATATGGGTTATAAGCATATTGTTTAAAGTTATGTATTGCGTAAACTTCAGCGGACAACCTACTTTGGCTACCACGTGCTAACAGCTCTGGGCCAGGGCAAGGATGTGTTCCTCAGTTCGTACTTTCGGGCTGTGGGCATTGTGTACATACCGTCTCTATGGGGAAGCGAGACAATAAAACCCGTCTTAGcaacgatatttttattataatgtattgaTGTATAGTCCTTACAGTTCTTATATTGTatgtaattatgtttatttagtgtTTTAGAAGTGCCCCGACAAAAAGTCTATTTAATCCCTGATGTAGCAGGTTGAC encodes the following:
- the LOC120633350 gene encoding uncharacterized protein LOC120633350 translates to MTASDCSTIDLTKSSLRLTGNKEEETWREKSKILLKQIRYLFREITVEPCLFVYMLCTALSSLAVQNMHLEKSCRVNCAFSEEVCDRIRDRNTTGLTFEQTQVQSLVAKVVAWKFPLQTGIPAVMVLFIGAWSDKTKKRKICILLPIFGEIITNIGLLLATYYFYELSLIATVLIEALPAAFTGSYVVIFMGMYSFMADRTTVESRTFRLGLVTICVTLGTPTGTVLSGILLQSLGYYGVFSTLICLHASAFLYGVLRLEDVLPSEVHRPVRVSGQSNFKQLWHDVFGLVTTTVLVAVRPRAYGMRKQILSVVILYVIMVGPLYGDSQVSYLYAIRKFNFNSVEYSVYGTINIVLGLFGTFFCITILCRTFHVQDSMIGCLAAVSRIAGCLAFALSPTRTWFYTAPLFNIFSHTGLTAVRSIATKSVAVEEVAKLSSVIGVMEALAPSIYMPTSSFIYVQTIDTFPGAFYLFDAALTVVALALFIYIYALVKRRDVVTISSRKEEYARTNEVSRF